From Cystobacter fuscus DSM 2262, one genomic window encodes:
- a CDS encoding alpha-amylase family glycosyl hydrolase, translated as MPRASRLLPLLAVTSCVTGSPNLPPPPRVELAAPVGDAWYEHAVFYELFVRSFQDSNGDGKGDLPGLISRLDYLNDGDPSTTTDLGVDALWLMPVFASPSYHGYDVTDYERINPDYGTNEDLERLCAEAHRRGMRVIVDLIINHSSSQHPWFIDSASSPNSARRDWYVWSDRDLGWKQPWDPSAPGATWHALNRAYYYGVFWGGMPDLNLRTPAVREEVKRLASFWLGKGVDGFRLDAARYLIETGGGPTGQADTAETHAFWKEFAEHVRSVKPDAVLVGEAWTTTPLIATYYGSTERLPQGDELPLNFNFPLAEALLQAARSGDGNGIAQKLWEMSSRYPAGVADTPFLTNHDNIRVATQLAGKPGPLVTAASVMLTLPGSPFLYYGEELGMANGPTPKDEDKRTPMPWDPSATGGFTTGSPWFALAPGHESTNVATQTNDPGSLLSRYRELIRVRHASPALERGGLTLLTSTRGRAPTLAFLRTLGGERVLVVHNLGDTAQTTGPLELEAESLEPLFTDVSMGSPARSGTAWSLTLPGRATGIWRLR; from the coding sequence ATGCCCCGCGCCTCGCGTCTGCTGCCCCTGCTCGCCGTGACATCCTGCGTCACGGGTTCCCCGAATCTTCCCCCGCCACCCCGCGTGGAACTCGCCGCGCCCGTGGGCGACGCCTGGTACGAGCACGCCGTCTTCTACGAGCTGTTCGTGCGCAGCTTCCAGGACTCCAACGGGGACGGGAAGGGAGACCTGCCCGGCCTCATCTCCCGGCTGGACTACCTCAACGATGGAGACCCGAGCACCACGACGGACCTGGGCGTGGACGCGCTGTGGCTCATGCCCGTGTTCGCCTCGCCGAGCTACCACGGCTACGACGTGACGGACTACGAGCGCATCAACCCGGACTACGGCACCAACGAGGACCTGGAGCGCCTGTGCGCCGAGGCCCACCGCCGGGGCATGCGCGTCATCGTGGACCTGATCATCAACCACAGCAGCTCTCAGCACCCGTGGTTCATCGACTCCGCGTCCTCGCCCAACTCGGCCCGGCGCGACTGGTACGTGTGGAGCGACAGGGATCTGGGCTGGAAGCAACCCTGGGATCCCTCCGCCCCGGGCGCCACCTGGCACGCGCTCAACCGCGCCTACTACTACGGCGTCTTCTGGGGCGGCATGCCGGACCTCAACCTGCGCACGCCCGCGGTGCGCGAGGAGGTCAAACGCCTCGCCTCCTTCTGGCTGGGCAAGGGGGTGGACGGCTTCCGGTTGGACGCGGCGCGCTACCTCATCGAAACGGGCGGAGGCCCCACCGGACAGGCCGACACCGCCGAGACGCACGCCTTCTGGAAGGAGTTCGCCGAGCACGTGCGGAGCGTGAAACCCGACGCGGTGCTGGTGGGCGAGGCCTGGACCACCACGCCCCTCATCGCGACCTATTACGGCTCCACGGAGCGGCTGCCGCAGGGGGACGAGCTGCCGCTCAACTTCAACTTCCCGCTCGCCGAGGCACTGCTCCAGGCGGCCCGGAGTGGAGACGGCAACGGCATCGCCCAGAAGCTGTGGGAGATGAGCAGCCGCTACCCCGCGGGCGTGGCGGACACGCCCTTCCTCACCAACCACGACAACATCCGCGTGGCCACGCAGCTCGCCGGCAAGCCCGGGCCCCTGGTGACCGCGGCGTCCGTGATGCTCACCCTGCCCGGCTCGCCCTTCCTCTACTACGGCGAGGAGCTGGGTATGGCCAATGGCCCCACCCCCAAGGACGAGGACAAGCGCACCCCCATGCCCTGGGACCCGAGCGCGACGGGCGGCTTCACCACCGGCTCGCCCTGGTTCGCGCTCGCCCCGGGCCACGAGAGCACCAACGTGGCCACGCAGACGAACGACCCGGGCTCGCTGCTCTCGCGCTACCGCGAGCTCATCCGGGTCCGCCATGCCTCGCCGGCCCTGGAGCGCGGCGGCCTCACCCTGCTCACCTCCACCCGGGGCCGCGCGCCCACGCTCGCCTTCCTGCGCACGCTCGGCGGCGAGCGCGTGCTCGTGGTGCACAACCTCGGCGACACCGCGCAGACCACGGGGCCGCTCGAGTTGGAGGCCGAGTCCCTCGAGCCCCTCTTCACGGACGTCTCCATGGGCTCACCCGCGCGCAGCGGCACCGCCTGGAGCCTCACCC